In one window of Oncorhynchus kisutch isolate 150728-3 unplaced genomic scaffold, Okis_V2 scaffold4017, whole genome shotgun sequence DNA:
- the LOC116373085 gene encoding uncharacterized protein LOC116373085 isoform X2, which translates to MVRTLTLNNMEELRNSSFGRPSPRHGLKLLFWFAKDHIAIRNGNQMFANYDPKEGDFGFHHFQNRRENNDCKRLLPYSEYPFYEVGNLHLPTSKSLPKYVREGNTHQIDDSNMDRLVISIRPDMTVDKVYVTQHEDLKSFDPVNTYCISRSLLMIIRRRSLSNFLEQAGYYTQNVNAPRESGDARIDMEGGCRAPPSVAPRAAPGFWERNCTIL; encoded by the coding sequence ATGGTTCGAACATTGACATTGAACAATATGGAGGAGCTTAGAAATTCTTCGTTTGGTCGTCCCTCACCCAGGCACGGACTCAAGCTCCTTTTCTGGTTCGCCAAAGATCACATCGCCATCAGAAATGGCAACCAGATGTTTGCAAATTACGACCCCAAAGAGGGAGACTTTGGATTCCATCACTTCCAGAACAGACGTGAAAACAATGACTGCAAGAGGCTGCTTCCTTATAGTGAGTACCCATTCTATGAGGTGGGCAACCTCCACCTCCCAACATCTAAATCATTGCCTAAATATGTCCGTGAGGGCAACACTCATCAGATAGATGACAGCAACATGGACCGTCTCGTCATCAGTATACGTCCAGACATGACAGTGGATAAGGTCTATGTGACCCAGCACGAGGACCTGAAGAGCTTCGACCCGGTCAACACATATTGCATCAGCAGGAGTTTGCTCATGATCATACGTCGCCGTTCATTGAGTAACTTCCTGGAACAGGCGGGCTATTATACCCAAAATGTAAACGCCCCCAGGGAGTCTGGGGATGCCAGGATTGATATGGAAGGTGGATGCAGAGCTCCACCCAGCGTTGCACCCAGAGCTgcaccaggcttctgggaaagaaactgtaccatactgtaa